A region of Argentina anserina chromosome 5, drPotAnse1.1, whole genome shotgun sequence DNA encodes the following proteins:
- the LOC126795739 gene encoding fructose-1,6-bisphosphatase, cytosolic-like, whose translation MDFFLIHGLGEFILTHPNLQIPKKEKIYSVNEGNAKNWDKQSTEYVTNCKFPTDGSSPKSLRYIGSMVANVHRTLLYGSIFLYPGNKKNPNGKPKFFLHITRIYLCILIRVLSEVFPMSYLVEQARGQSFTGKKRALDLFPRKIHEKSSIFLGSYDEVEEIKLLYKAT comes from the exons ATGGACTTTTTCCTGATCCATG GCCTAGGAGAATTTATATTAACACACCCTAA TTTACAAATTCCAAAGAAGGAAAAGATCTACTCAGTAAATGAAGGAAATGCAAAAAACTGGGATAAACAATCTACTGA ATATGTGACAAATTGCAAGTTCCCTACAGATGGTTCATCTCCCAAATCTCTCAGATACATTGGAAG CATGGTTGCTAATGTTCATAGAACATTATTATACGGTAGCATTTTTTTATACCCTGGTAACAAGAAAAACCCAAATGGGAAACCCAAATTTTTTCTACATATAACAAGAATCTATTTATGCATTTTGATTAGA GTTCTTTCTGAAGTTTTCCCAATGTCCTATCTGGTTGAGCAAGCAAGAGGGCAATCTTTTACTGGCAAGAAACGa GCACTTGATCTGTTTCCAAGGAAGATACATGAAAAATCCTCAATTTTCCTTGGAAGCTATGATGAAGTCGAAGAAATAAAACTACTCTATAAGGCTACTTGA
- the LOC126795270 gene encoding cytochrome b-c1 complex subunit 6-1, mitochondrial-like: protein MADEEPVDQKKYLEDSCKPKCVKQWLSLQDCGKRIQGDETGHKHCTGQYFDFWSCVDKCVAPKLFTKLK from the exons AT GGCGGACGAGGAACCTGTTGATCAAAAAAAGTACCTTGAAGACTCCTGCAAGCCGAAATGTGTGAAACAATGGCTCTCCCTTCAG GATTGCGGTAAGAGGATCCAAGGTGATGAAACCGGCCACAAGCATTGTACTGGACAATATTTTGATTTCTGGTCTTGTGTCGACAAATGT GTTGCACCAAAGCTCTTTACGAAGCTGAAATGA
- the LOC126795740 gene encoding subtilisin-like protease SBT1.4, whose translation MALSSRLLFFFFLLVLCSVPAALSADQSDDPPRTFIVHVSQSSKPALFSSYRRWYTSVLRSLPPSPHPTKLLYTYSRAVHGFSATLSPTQAHALQSHPAILSVVPDMPRQLHTTRTYEFMGLADNFGIWPNSDYADDVIIGVLDTGIWPERLSFSDSGLGPVPKSWKGECVTTDDFPAFACNRKIIGARAYFRGYESNLGKPMNESNESKSPRDTNGHGSHTSSTAAGSRVSNASFYEYASGEARGMASKARIAAYKICWASGCQDSDILAAMDQAIADGVHIISLSVGGSGGARPYVDDSIAIGGFGAAQHGVLLSASAGNEGPGKFTATNIAPWILTVGASTLDREFPADVVLGDDRVFKGVSLYSGKGLPDDKLPLVYGRDCGSRSGALEPSRVKDKMVVCDRGGNSRVAIGSAVKLAGGSGMIIANTKESGEELFADSHLIPATMVGQMAADQIRSYIRDGQYPTATIKFRGTVIGTSPPSPKVASFSSRGPNSVTPEILKPDVIAPGVAILAAWTGDSSPTELDIDPRRVKFNIISGTSMSCPHVSGIAALLRKTYPKWSPAAIKSALMTTAYTVDNSRNKIKDLANGGESTPFVHGAGHVDPNKALSPGLVYDIDVKDYVAFMCSIGYSPRQIAVFTGELPGDDVCAENSLASPGDLNYPSFAVEFKPGQELVKYKRVATNVGSVADAVYEVNVDAPAGVEISVEPSKLVFSEVNQTQSYEVTFAKGFGYENWERYGSIEWGDGSHLVRSPVAVTSSGYSASM comes from the coding sequence ATGGCTCTTTCATCTCGtctgctcttcttcttcttcctcctcgtcCTCTGTTCCGTCCCTGCAGCTCTCTCAGCTGACCAATCCGACGACCCTCCCCGGACTTTCATCGTCCACGTGTCGCAATCCTCCAAGCCGGCCTTATTCTCCTCCTACCGCCGTTGGTACACCTCCGTCCTCcgctccctccctccctcccctCACCCCACCAAGCTCCTCTACACGTACTCACGCGCCGTCCATGGCTTCTCCGCCACGCTCTCCCCCACCCAAGCCCACGCGCTCCAATCCCACCCCGCGATTCTCTCAGTCGTCCCCGACATGCCCCGCCAGCTCCACACCACGCGTACATACGAATTCATGGGCCTCGCTGACAACTTCGGCATCTGGCCCAACTCCGATTACGCTGACGACGTCATCATCGGAGTCCTCGACACCGGCATTTGGCCCGAGCGCCTGAGTTTCTCGGACTCGGGTCTGGGCCCCGTCCCGAAATCATGGAAAGGCGAATGCGTCACCACCGACGACTTTCCGGCGTTCGCTTGTAACCGGAAGATCATCGGAGCTCGGGCTTATTTCAGAGGCTATGAATCCAACCTCGGAAAACCAATGAACGAGTCCAACGAATCAAAATCGCCGAGAGACACAAATGGCCACGGCAGCCACACCTCCTCCACCGCCGCCGGCTCTAGGGTTTCCAATGCCAGCTTCTACGAATACGCTTCCGGCGAGGCCAGAGGTATGGCCAGCAAAGCAAGAATAGCCGCCTACAAAATCTGCTGGGCTTCGGGCTGCCAGGACTCCGATATTCTCGCCGCCATGGACCAAGCCATCGCTGATGGAGTCCACATCATCTCGCTTTCCGTCGGAGGCAGCGGCGGCGCTCGACCGTACGTTGACGACTCCATTGCCATCGGAGGTTTCGGCGCGGCCCAGCACGGCGTTCTGCTCTCGGCCTCCGCTGGCAACGAAGGTCCCGGAAAGTTCACCGCTACCAACATCGCGCCTTGGATCCTCACAGTCGGAGCTTCCACTCTTGACAGGGAGTTCCCGGCCGACGTTGTTTTGGGTGACGACAGAGTCTTCAAGGGTGTGTCGTTGTACTCCGGCAAGGGGCTACCGGACGACAAGCTCCCTTTAGTCTACGGCAGAGACTGCGGCAGTAGGTCCGGTGCTCTGGAGCCATCGAGAGTAAAAGACAAGATGGTTGTGTGTGATCGTGGAGGTAACTCCAGAGTCGCCATAGGAAGCGCCGTAAAGCTCGCCGGTGGGAGCGGGATGATAATTGCAAACACAAAAGAGAGCGGTGAGGAGCTTTTTGCTGACTCTCACCTTATTCCAGCAACAATGGTGGGCCAAATGGCCGCTGATCAGATACGGAGTTACATCAGAGATGGGCAATATCCGACTGCCACCATCAAATTCCGGGGTACTGTGATTGGCACTTCTCCGCCATCGCCAAAGGTTGCATCGTTTTCGAGCAGGGGTCCGAATTCGGTGACTCCGGAGATACTCAAACCCGATGTGATTGCTCCGGGAGTGGCCATTCTAGCTGCATGGACCGGTGATTCGTCGCCTACTGAATTAGACATTGATCCGAGGCGAGTTAAGTTCAATATCATTTCCGGCACATCCATGTCCTGCCCGCATGTTAGCGGCATTGCTGCTCTGTTGCGAAAAACCTATCCGAAATGGTCTCCTGCTGCTATTAAGTCCGCATTAATGACAACAGCGTACACTGTGGACAATTCAAGGAACAAAATTAAGGATCTTGCGAATGGGGGAGAGTCAACGCCTTTTGTTCATGGAGCCGGGCATGTTGATCCTAATAAGGCACTTAGTCCTGGGTTGGTGTATGATATCGATGTGAAAGACTATGTTGCATTCATGTGCTCGATTGGTTATAGTCCTAGGCAGATAGCTGTTTTCACGGGAGAGTTGCCTGGGGATGATGTATGTGCTGAAAACAGTTTAGCTAGCCCTGGTGATTTGAATTATCCGTCTTTTGCAGTGGAGTTTAAGCCTGGCCAGGAGTTGGTGAAGTACAAGAGAGTTGCGACAAATGTTGGGAGTGTTGCTGATGCAGTTTATGAGGTTAATGTGGATGCTCCGGCGGGTGTTGAAATCAGTGTTGAGCCAAGTAAGCTGGTTTTCAGTGAAGTAAATCAGACTCAGAGTTATGAGGTTACATTTGCCAAAGGTTTTGGGTATGAAAACTGGGAGAGATACGGGTCGATTGAGTGGGGCGATGGGAGTCACCTTGTGAGGAGTCCAGTTGCTGTTACTAGTTCTGGGTATTCTGCCTCTATGTGA
- the LOC126794505 gene encoding protein ECERIFERUM 16 isoform X2 — translation MDSKALAKSKRAHSQHHSNKKHHHPNQKSNSPAPSKQIPSNWDRYDEEEQEEQQLHEAGAVMPKSKGADYSHLISEAQSQSQLDHVLSENLGEWNKEGMMSMVSARGESILSWIGDDNFVVGFDKTAPAHHEGSFLSLNLHSLAEQLEKVDLSQRLFIEPDLLPLELNVEGLESTSSQYADQDQDTFTNKGATLISEASCGEYPDKIDEADQDIDIMISSFPESDYLDPNLSNLRSTLLNQVGVEPSTNERKQPESNTADIPNKNAATFEAATAEEELDMLLNSFSETKINDPSGLRSVPEEASMSPLQLPIKGTDSSILMAANLDDALDDLISQTSIPINQTRPSLPQETIVVHEFQSSSHTGSKSKELEDFDSWFDTL, via the exons ATGGATTCCAAGGCTTTAGCAAAATCCAAGAGGGCTCACTCTCAACACCACTCCAACAAAAAGCACCACCACCCAAATCAGAAATCAAATTCCCCAGCCCCATCCAAGCAAATCCCCTCAAATTGGGATCGTTAcgatgaagaagaacaagaagaacaacaacTCCATGAAGCAGGTGCTGTTATGCCCAAGAGCAAAGGCGCGGATTACAGTCATCTGATTTCCGAGGCACAGTCTCAGTCTCAACTCGACCATGTTCTGTCTG AAAACTTAGGGGAATGGAATAAGGAGGGGATGATGTCTATGGTTTCGGCAAGGGGGGAGAGTATTCTGTCTTGGATTGGTGATGATAACTTTGTTGTGGGTTTCGACAAGACTGCTCCTGCACATCATGAG GGATCATTTCTCTCGTTGAATTTGCATTCCCTTGCAGAACAACTGGAGAAAGTTGACTTATCACAGAGGCTTTTCATCGAGCCTGACTTATTGCCTCTAGAACTG AATGTGGAGGGGCTAGAGTCTACAAGCAGTCAGTATGCTGATCAGGACCAAGATACATTCACCAACAAAGGAGCCACACTAATATCCGAAGCAAGCTGTGGTGAATATCCTGATAAGATTGACGAGGCAGATCAAGATATTGATATTATGATATCAAGTTTTCCTGAGAGTGATTATCTAGATCCAAATTTGTCCAACCTGAGATCAACTTTACTCAACCAAGTTGGTGTTGAGCCATCCACCAATGAAAGGAAGCAACCAGAGTCCAATACTGCAGACATTCCAAACAAGAATGCGGCCACATTTGAGGCAGCAACTGCGGAGGAAGAACTGGATATGCTTCTCAATTCATTTAGTGAGACCAAGATAAATGATCCATCTGGTTTGAGGTCTGTACCAGAAGAAGCTTCTATGTCTCCACTTCAACTTCCTATAAAAGGAACAGATTCGTCAATCCTGATGGCTGCCAACCTTGATGATGCTCTTGATGACTTGATAAGCCAAACATCTATCCCGATCAACCAAACTCGTCCATCTCTCCCCCAGGAGACTATAGTGGTTCATGAGTTCCAATCTTCTTCTCATACTGGTTCAAAGTCCAAAGAACTGGAAGATTTTGATTCTTGGTTTGATACACTTTGA
- the LOC126794505 gene encoding protein ECERIFERUM 16 isoform X1 yields the protein MDSKALAKSKRAHSQHHSNKKHHHPNQKSNSPAPSKQIPSNWDRYDEEEQEEQQLHEAGAVMPKSKGADYSHLISEAQSQSQLDHVLSENLGEWNKEGMMSMVSARGESILSWIGDDNFVVGFDKTAPAHHEGSFLSLNLHSLAEQLEKVDLSQRLFIEPDLLPLELQNVEGLESTSSQYADQDQDTFTNKGATLISEASCGEYPDKIDEADQDIDIMISSFPESDYLDPNLSNLRSTLLNQVGVEPSTNERKQPESNTADIPNKNAATFEAATAEEELDMLLNSFSETKINDPSGLRSVPEEASMSPLQLPIKGTDSSILMAANLDDALDDLISQTSIPINQTRPSLPQETIVVHEFQSSSHTGSKSKELEDFDSWFDTL from the exons ATGGATTCCAAGGCTTTAGCAAAATCCAAGAGGGCTCACTCTCAACACCACTCCAACAAAAAGCACCACCACCCAAATCAGAAATCAAATTCCCCAGCCCCATCCAAGCAAATCCCCTCAAATTGGGATCGTTAcgatgaagaagaacaagaagaacaacaacTCCATGAAGCAGGTGCTGTTATGCCCAAGAGCAAAGGCGCGGATTACAGTCATCTGATTTCCGAGGCACAGTCTCAGTCTCAACTCGACCATGTTCTGTCTG AAAACTTAGGGGAATGGAATAAGGAGGGGATGATGTCTATGGTTTCGGCAAGGGGGGAGAGTATTCTGTCTTGGATTGGTGATGATAACTTTGTTGTGGGTTTCGACAAGACTGCTCCTGCACATCATGAG GGATCATTTCTCTCGTTGAATTTGCATTCCCTTGCAGAACAACTGGAGAAAGTTGACTTATCACAGAGGCTTTTCATCGAGCCTGACTTATTGCCTCTAGAACTG CAGAATGTGGAGGGGCTAGAGTCTACAAGCAGTCAGTATGCTGATCAGGACCAAGATACATTCACCAACAAAGGAGCCACACTAATATCCGAAGCAAGCTGTGGTGAATATCCTGATAAGATTGACGAGGCAGATCAAGATATTGATATTATGATATCAAGTTTTCCTGAGAGTGATTATCTAGATCCAAATTTGTCCAACCTGAGATCAACTTTACTCAACCAAGTTGGTGTTGAGCCATCCACCAATGAAAGGAAGCAACCAGAGTCCAATACTGCAGACATTCCAAACAAGAATGCGGCCACATTTGAGGCAGCAACTGCGGAGGAAGAACTGGATATGCTTCTCAATTCATTTAGTGAGACCAAGATAAATGATCCATCTGGTTTGAGGTCTGTACCAGAAGAAGCTTCTATGTCTCCACTTCAACTTCCTATAAAAGGAACAGATTCGTCAATCCTGATGGCTGCCAACCTTGATGATGCTCTTGATGACTTGATAAGCCAAACATCTATCCCGATCAACCAAACTCGTCCATCTCTCCCCCAGGAGACTATAGTGGTTCATGAGTTCCAATCTTCTTCTCATACTGGTTCAAAGTCCAAAGAACTGGAAGATTTTGATTCTTGGTTTGATACACTTTGA